Proteins encoded together in one Prinia subflava isolate CZ2003 ecotype Zambia chromosome 23, Cam_Psub_1.2, whole genome shotgun sequence window:
- the LOC134561512 gene encoding retinitis pigmentosa 1-like 1 protein isoform X2, whose translation MFIKHLGVRGTGGNSVHILQETIPKGMNGIQFSLSVLNFCPCHCSRQDRGDQSSSRGIRGAPEGPEQLQRDQKSSRGIRAAPEGSGQLQVGLEQLQRDQSSSRGIRAAPEGSEELQRDQGSSRGIRAAPEGSEELQRDQGSSRGIRGAPEGSGQLQRDQRSSRGIRAAPEGSGQLQGDQGSSRGIRGAPEGSGQLQRDQRSSRGIRAAPEGSEELQVGLEQLQRDQGSSRGIRGAPEGSEQLQVGLEQLQEGSGQLQVGLEQLQRDQGSSRGIRGAPEGSEQLQVGLEQLQRDQSSSRGIRAAPEGSEQLQRDQSSSRWD comes from the exons atgtttattaaACATCTGGGGGTGAGGGGCACGGGAGGGAATTCCGTGCACATCCTCCAGGAAACAATTCCCAAAGGGATGAACGGAATTCAATTTTCCCTCTCAGTATTAAACTTTTGTCCTTGTCACTGCTCCAGGCAGGACAGGGGGgaccagagcagctccagagggatcagaggagctccagagggaccagagcagctccagagggatcagaagagctccagagggatcagggcagctccagagggatcagggcagctccaggtgggattagagcagctccagagggatcagagcagctccagagggatcagagcagctccagagggatcagaggagctccagagggatcagggcagctccagagggatcagggcagctccagagggatcagaggagctccagagggatcagggcagctccagagggatcagaggagctccagagggatcagggcagctccagagggatcagaggagctccagagggatcagagcagctccagagggatcagggcagctccagggggatcagggcagctccagagggatcagaggagctccagagggatcagggcagctccagagggatcagaggagctccagagggatcagagcagctccag agggatcaGAGGAGCTCCAGGTGGGAttagagcagctccagagggatcagggcagctccagagggatcagaggagctccagagggatcagagcagctccag GTGGGAttagagcagctccaggagggatcagggcagctccaggtgggattagagcagctccagagggatcagggcagctccagagggatcagaggagctccagagggatcagagcagctccaggtgggattagagcagctccagagggatcagagcagctccagagggatcagggcagctccagagggatcagagcagctccagagggatcagagcagctccaggtgggattag
- the LOC134561512 gene encoding retinitis pigmentosa 1-like 1 protein isoform X4, with amino-acid sequence MFIKHLGVRGTGGNSVHILQETIPKGMNGIQFSLSVLNFCPCHCSRQDRGDQSSSRGIRGAPEGPEQLQRDQKSSRGIRAAPEGSGQLQVGLEQLQRDQSSSRGIRAAPEGSEELQRDQGSSRGIRAAPEGSEELQRDQGSSRGIRGAPEGSGQLQRDQRSSRGIRAAPEGSGQLQGDQGSSRGIRGAPEGSGQLQRDQRSSRGIRAAPEGSEELQVGLEQLQRDQGSSRGIRGAPEGSEQLQVGLEQLQEGSGQLQVGSEQLQVGLEQLQRDQSSSRGIRAAPEGSEQLQRDQSSSRWD; translated from the exons atgtttattaaACATCTGGGGGTGAGGGGCACGGGAGGGAATTCCGTGCACATCCTCCAGGAAACAATTCCCAAAGGGATGAACGGAATTCAATTTTCCCTCTCAGTATTAAACTTTTGTCCTTGTCACTGCTCCAGGCAGGACAGGGGGgaccagagcagctccagagggatcagaggagctccagagggaccagagcagctccagagggatcagaagagctccagagggatcagggcagctccagagggatcagggcagctccaggtgggattagagcagctccagagggatcagagcagctccagagggatcagagcagctccagagggatcagaggagctccagagggatcagggcagctccagagggatcagggcagctccagagggatcagaggagctccagagggatcagggcagctccagagggatcagaggagctccagagggatcagggcagctccagagggatcagaggagctccagagggatcagagcagctccagagggatcagggcagctccagggggatcagggcagctccagagggatcagaggagctccagagggatcagggcagctccagagggatcagaggagctccagagggatcagagcagctccag agggatcaGAGGAGCTCCAGGTGGGAttagagcagctccagagggatcagggcagctccagagggatcagaggagctccagagggatcagagcagctccag GTGGGAttagagcagctccaggagggatcagggcagctccaggt gggatcagagcagctccaggtgggattagagcagctccagagggatcagagcagctccagagggatcagggcagctccagagggatcagagcagctccagagggatcagagcagctccaggtgggattag
- the LOC134561512 gene encoding retinitis pigmentosa 1-like 1 protein isoform X1, giving the protein MFIKHLGVRGTGGNSVHILQETIPKGMNGIQFSLSVLNFCPCHCSRQDRGDQSSSRGIRGAPEGPEQLQRDQKSSRGIRAAPEGSGQLQVGLEQLQRDQSSSRGIRAAPEGSEELQRDQGSSRGIRAAPEGSEELQRDQGSSRGIRGAPEGSGQLQRDQRSSRGIRAAPEGSGQLQGDQGSSRGIRGAPEGSGQLQRDQRSSRGIRAAPGGIRAAPGGIRAAPEGSGQLQRDQRSSRGIRGAPEGSEQLQVGLEQLQRDQGSSRGIRGAPGGIRAAPGGIRAAPEGSEQLQVGLEQLQRDQSSSRGIRAAPEGSEQLQRDQSSSRWD; this is encoded by the exons atgtttattaaACATCTGGGGGTGAGGGGCACGGGAGGGAATTCCGTGCACATCCTCCAGGAAACAATTCCCAAAGGGATGAACGGAATTCAATTTTCCCTCTCAGTATTAAACTTTTGTCCTTGTCACTGCTCCAGGCAGGACAGGGGGgaccagagcagctccagagggatcagaggagctccagagggaccagagcagctccagagggatcagaagagctccagagggatcagggcagctccagagggatcagggcagctccaggtgggattagagcagctccagagggatcagagcagctccagagggatcagagcagctccagagggatcagaggagctccagagggatcagggcagctccagagggatcagggcagctccagagggatcagaggagctccagagggatcagggcagctccagagggatcagaggagctccagagggatcagggcagctccagagggatcagaggagctccagagggatcagagcagctccagagggatcagggcagctccagggggatcagggcagctccagagggatcagaggagctccagagggatcagggcagctccagagggatcagaggagctccagagggatcagagcagctccaggtgggatcagggcagctccaggtgggattagagcagctccagagggatcagggcagctccagagggatcaGAGGAGCTCCAG agggatcagaggagctccagagggatcagagcagctccaggtgggattagagcagctccagagggatcagggcagctccagagggatcaGAGGAGCTCCAGGTGGGAttagagcagctccaggagggatcagggcagctccag agggatcagagcagctccaggtgggattagagcagctccagagggatcagagcagctccagagggatcagggcagctccagagggatcagagcagctccagagggatcagagcagctccaggtgggattag
- the LOC134561512 gene encoding SUMO-interacting motif-containing protein 1-like isoform X3, which yields MFIKHLGVRGTGGNSVHILQETIPKGMNGIQFSLSVLNFCPCHCSRQDRGDQSSSRGIRGAPEGPEQLQRDQKSSRGIRAAPEGSGQLQVGLEQLQRDQSSSRGIRAAPEGSEELQRDQGSSRGIRAAPEGSEELQRDQGSSRGIRGAPEGSGQLQRDQRSSRGIRAAPEGSGQLQGDQGSSRGIRGAPEGSGQLQRDQRSSRGIRAAPGGIRAAPGGIRAAPEGSGQLQRDQRSSRGIRGAPEGSEQLQVGLEQLQRDQGSSRGIRGAPGGIRAAPGGIRAAPEGSEELQRDQSSSRWD from the exons atgtttattaaACATCTGGGGGTGAGGGGCACGGGAGGGAATTCCGTGCACATCCTCCAGGAAACAATTCCCAAAGGGATGAACGGAATTCAATTTTCCCTCTCAGTATTAAACTTTTGTCCTTGTCACTGCTCCAGGCAGGACAGGGGGgaccagagcagctccagagggatcagaggagctccagagggaccagagcagctccagagggatcagaagagctccagagggatcagggcagctccagagggatcagggcagctccaggtgggattagagcagctccagagggatcagagcagctccagagggatcagagcagctccagagggatcagaggagctccagagggatcagggcagctccagagggatcagggcagctccagagggatcagaggagctccagagggatcagggcagctccagagggatcagaggagctccagagggatcagggcagctccagagggatcagaggagctccagagggatcagagcagctccagagggatcagggcagctccagggggatcagggcagctccagagggatcagaggagctccagagggatcagggcagctccagagggatcagaggagctccagagggatcagagcagctccaggtgggatcagggcagctccaggtgggattagagcagctccagagggatcagggcagctccagagggatcaGAGGAGCTCCAG agggatcagaggagctccagagggatcagagcagctccaggtgggattagagcagctccagagggatcagggcagctccagagggatcaGAGGAGCTCCAGGTGGGAttagagcagctccaggagggatcagggcagctccag agggatcagaggagctccagagggatcagagcagctccaggtgggattag